The sequence GGCAACCGGCCTTCTTCTTCTTGGAGCCGACATCCGGATTTGAACCGGAGACCTACTGATTACGAATCAGTTGCTCTACCAACTGAGCTATGTCGGCGCACCGAAAGTGCGCGGTAAGTACCATCCGCATCCGGACCCGGCAAGCAGTTTCTCCGCGCCTCTTCAGGGCCTCGCCTCCACCCCCGCTTCTAAGCGCCAGAAGCCCTGACACCCATGACACGGTGCATCGGGTGGAGTGACACACCGCGTCGCCTAAGTCCGCGACATTTCTCCATAATTTGGAGAAATGGTCGGCTGCCAGAGCGGTTGAACTCGCGTGGCGCCTGTGCTCATAAGGGCGCCGCTTTCCCCAGTGGCCCCCATCCGGGTGGGCCCTCAAGGAGCACGTTCCATCATGGCCAGCGAAGAGACTTTCATGCGCGCCCCGGCCCCTACGCCCAAGCGCACCATCTACACGGAGGCGATGGAGATCTTCCACTTCGCGGCGGATCTCATCGGCCTGGACAAGCGGGTGCGTCTGGAGCTCGAAGAGCCCGACTACGAGCACATCTTCTACGTCACCGCGAAGCTCAAGGACCGCCTGGTCCCGCTCCTGCCGGAGGAGGCCAAGTCCTTCGCGGACCTGCCCGTCACCCAGGTGCGCAACCCCGAAGGCCTGGAGCGCCTGGCCAACGGCAACCTGATCCTCAACGGCCGCGCCCTGCTGGGCTCCGACGTCGCCATCCGCCACGGCCACCTGCGCCTGCCGGACGGTCACGTCTACCAGCTGGTCCCCGGTGAGTCGCAGCGCTTCAAGGCCTACCGCGTCCAGCACAACCAGGCCCGTGGCCCCTACAAGGGCGGCCTGCGCTACCACCGCGAAGTGTCCCTGGACCTCTTCAAGGCCCTGGCCGCGGAGATGACCTGGAAGACGGCCATCGCCGAGGTTCCGTTCGGCGGCGGCAAGGGCGGCATCCAGCTGGACCCGCGCGAGTACGGCCGCGAGGAGCTGGAGGCCATCACCCTGCGCTTCATGTACCGGCTCAAGAGCCTCATCGGGCCGAACATCGACATCCCGGCGCCGGACGTGGGCACGAACCCGGAGATCATGGCGCTGCTCTACCGCCAGTTCTCCGACGGTGAGCGCGAGCGCCACAACCTGCGCGGCATCGTCACCGGCAAGGACGTGCGCATCGGTGGTTCGGAAGGCCGCGGCAAGGCCACCGGCCAGGGCGTCGCGTTCTGCATCGAGGACTACTACGCCGACCGCGGCGAGTCCGTGAAGGGCAAGACCTTCGTCCTCCAGGGCTTCGGCAACGTGGGCAGCCACGCCGCCATGATCCTGGCGAACATGGGCGCGCGCCTGCTGGCGGTGAACGACGCCGACGGCTCCATCTTCAACGGCGACGGCATCGACGTGAACGCGCTGGCCGCCTACGTGGCGGACCCGAAGAACCTCAAGCGCTCCGTCGTGGGCTTCCCGGGCGCCCAGCGCATCGAGAAGAAGGACCTGTGGGACGTCCAGGCGGACATCCTCGTGCCGGCGGCGCTCGGCGGTGAGATCACCGCGGACGTCGCGGAGCGCCTCAAGGTCAAGCTCATCGCGGAGGGCGCCAACGGCCCCACCACCCCGGAGGCCGACCGCGTCCTGCAGAAGCGCGGCATCGAGCTCATCCCGGACATCATCGCCAACGCGGGCGGCGTGACGGTGTCCTACTACGAGTGGATCCAGAACAAGCGCATGGAGCGCTGGAGCGAGGCGGAAGTCGATCAGCGCCTCGAGCGCGCCATGAAGCGCAACTACCGCATCATCCGGGACATCTCGCGCAACCAGCCGCGCAAGACGGAGATGCACGACAGCCGCCCGTACTGCATCGGGAAGACGGTGGACAGCCGCTGCGCCGCGATGATCCTCGCGCTCAAGCGCATCGAAGCCCACTACCTGCTGGAAGGCTTCTCGCAGTAACCGCTTCAGCCGGTTCCCGCGTCGCCCCCCCGGGGCACGGTGTCTTCCCTCTTCAGGGGAAGGGCCGTGCCCCGTGGTGTTTCAGTGCATCACCCGCTCGCGGTCCACCAAGAGCAGCGGCGCGTCATCCATGGTCTCGTAGGCCACGATGCGCAGGCCCACCCCGCGGCTGTTGCCGGGCCGCCCGTCCTTGCGGCCGAAGGCCAGCGCCACCTGGTAGCGGACCTCGCACAGGCACGTCATCTCCGTGCCGTCCTCGCCCGCGAACGTCACCTTCAGCTTCTCGCCCAGCCCCAGCGAGTCGCGCACCTCGATGAACATGCCCCGCGCGCTGATGTTGCGGCCAATGCCCCGCATCATCCCGTCCTGCGTGGACAGGTACACGGTGAAGATCTTGTCGAAGCGCAGGTGGGAGCGGCGTTCCTGGGGCTGCGTGTTCATGCGGGGAGGGCTCCGAAACAGGTGGGGACAGGGGCAAACTACACGGTGGCATGATGTAGGCAAAATAATCACCTACATCCACCCTGACGCACCATGGCGCACCATGGCCCATTTCACGGGAAAGCGCTGCCCCCGGCGCGGCGGGAGTGGCAGCATCCCCGGGCTGTCCTTCCCCCCTTTTTTCCGGAGTTTCCCGCCGTGAATCGCTTCCTGGCCGCCGCCTTTGCCCTCCTTGTGCCCACGCTCGCCCTGGCCGACGTGGACTCGCGCTTCGCGAAGCTGCGTGACGAGTCCGAGCCCCTGGGCGGCCTGGGGGCCTTCCTGGAGAAGTACGTGGGCGAGTGTGACGGGGCGCTCGTGGATCCGCAGTGCAAGCAGCAGGCGGAGGCCTTCCGCAAGAAGTACACGGGCAAGCGCCTCTACATGATCATCACCGAGGACGACGCGGGCATGCTGTCCCCGGGCGACTTCAACCCCGGCACCAACGAGTACACCATCAACATCACGCCCTTCTTCGCGGGCGGGAAGTACGGGCTGTCCCACGGCACGCCGAAGAAGACGGACGCGCAGGGCAACCCGGTGATGAACTACCTCGTGGTGAGTGGCACGGCGCCGGACATGTGGAACGGCGGCACGTTCAACCGCATGTTCATGGCCCGGGGCGTGCGCGCGCAGGTCGTCTTCACGCCGCAGTCGGTGTGGACGCTGCCCAAGAAGGGCGGCGGCAAGAACTACGGCGTCAACGCCCGCATCGAGGCCATCCTCGTCACCGAGGGCCGCACCGGCAACCAGCTGGGACTGTGGCTCAACGGCAAGGACGCGGCCGCGAAGTAGCGGCCTGGGGCCGTCAGCGGGCGATGGCGATGTACTGGAGCGCGTCGCCCCGCTGCACGCGCAGGAGGATGCTGGCCCCGGCGCTGCCCCGCTCCAGGGCGGCCTTCACCCCGGCGGCATCCTTCACGCGGCGGCGGTTCACCTCCATGACGACGTCGCCCGCGAGCAGTCCGGCCTGCTCCGCCGGGCTGCGCGGCACCACGCCGGACACGAGCGCGCCCAGGAAGGACTCGTAGCCCAGGGGCGCCGCCACCTCCGGCGTCAAATCCCGCAGCACCAGCCCCAGGTCGTTCGCGGAGCTGCCGCCCCGGCTGGAGAGCCCCTCGGTGGCCTCCTGCGCGGGCCGGGCCACGAGCCGCACCGACACCTCCTGGGTGCCGCCGTCGCGCAGCAGCGTCAGCTTCGCCTCCGTGCCCGGCGCCAGGAGCGCCACCTTGCGCAGCAGTTGGAGGTAGCTGCCGATGGGCCGGCCATTCACCGCCACCAGCCGGTCCCCGGGACGGATGTGCGCCTGGGCGGCGGGGCTGCCGCGGTAGACGTCCTTCACCACGGGGGCCGTGGCGGTGGCGTCCGCGCCGTCCTCGTTGATGACGACGCCCAGCCAGCCGCGCTCCAGCTTCCCGTTCTCCCGCAGGTTGGGCAGCAGGTCCTTCACCAGGTTGATGGGCACCGCGAAGCCGATGCCCTGCCCTTCGCTGATGATGGCGGTGTTCACGCCAATCACTTCGCCCTTCATGTTGAAGAGGGGGCCGCCGGAGTTGCCCGGGTTGATGAGCGCGTCCGTCTGGATGAAGTCGTCGAACTGGCCCACGCCCAGCACGCGCTCCTTCGCGGAGATCATGCCGTGCGCCACCGAGTGGTCCAGGCCGAACGGGTTGCCGATGGCCACCACCCAGTCCCCCACCTCCAGCGCGTCGGAGTCGCCCAGGTAGACCGCCGGCAGCGTCCCCAGCCCGGCGCCGTTGAGCCGCAGGAGCGCCACGTCCGTGGACGCGTCGCGGCCCACCACCTCGGCGGGGAACTCGCGGCCGTCCGCCAGCCGCACGGACACCTGCTGCACCGGCACCTCGCGGGGGCCGTCCTTGCCGGGCGTGATGCCGGAGCCGGACGGGTACACCGCCGGGCCCTGCGCGTTGGCGACGACGTGGTTGTTGGTGACGACCAGCCCGTCAGGCGTCAGCACGAAGCCGGAGCCGGTGGAGCGCTTCACCGCGCCCGCCACCGCGCCGGGCCCCACCGTGGTGATGTTCACCACGCCCGCCTCCACCGCGCGGATCAGCGGCGCCAGCGACGTGGGGGGCGTGAAGCGCGGCAGGCCCGAGTAGCCCGCGGGGCGCTCGCGCCAGAGCGAGGACACGCCCGCGATGGCCGGAGCATCCGTCGCCTCGGGAGGAGGCGCGGCGAAGTACGCGATGTGCTCGCGCACCCGGGCCTGGAGCCAGGGCGTGAGCGGATCCTCGGCGGCTCCCGCCACCGGGGCGAGCGCCACCACGAGAAGGACGCTGAGCAGTCGGACGGACACGGGGCGGCAGCTTACACGGCGGGCCATGGCGTCAGGGCCCAACAGACCGGTGCCCCCTGCCCTTCCCGGCCGCGCCCCGGAGGCTTCCTTCCGGGACGCGGGCAGGCGGCGAAGAGGCGCTCAGGCCTGGGCCGGGGCCACGTACCGGGCCACCTTCACCCGGGCGGGGCGGATGATGCGGTCCTTCAGGCGGTAGCCCGCGCGGAACTCGGCGACCACCTTCTGGTCGTCGTCCTGTACGGGTGTGACCTCCATGTCGGCCGCCTCGGCGAGGTTCGGATCATACGGGCGCCCCACCACCTGGAGGCGCTCGATGCCGGTGGCCTGGGCCTTGGACAGCAGGCTGTCGCGGATCATCCGCACGCCCTGCACCAGGGGAGACTGGTCCTGCTGGCTGTTGGCCAGCACCAGGTCCAGCTCGTCGATGGCCTCCAGCAGCGTGCGGGCCACGTTGCCGCGCTCCACGTCGAGCATCCGCTCGCGCTCGCGGGTGATGCGCTGCTTGAACTCCTCGCGGTCCTTGGTCAGGTCCTGGAGCCCCCGGGCCAGCTCGTTCACCCGGCGGCGCGCCGCCTCCAGCTCCGACTGGAGCCGCGCCACCTCGCCATCCTGGGCGGCCTCGGCCTGCGTGTCGGAGGACGCGCCCTCCGCCTCACGTTCGGCGGAAGCCTGCGTCTCCGGGGTCTCGTCGCTGCGGGGATTGCCGTCCATTGTCGAACCTGCGCCAGGGGTTGGAAGAAGCGGACCTCGATGAGCGGCGCGAACGTAACCGCGAGGGCGGCCCTGTCAACGCGCCTAGTGGTTCGACGGAGCCTGGGGCGGCGCTTCCGCCATGAAGCCGTGGTCCACCTGCCCCGTCACCTCGTCGATGATCTCCACCTGGGCGGCACGAAGGGAGTAGTAGAGGAGCCACCGCTCGGCGGCCGTCAGCGTCCCCGGGGGCAGCGCCTCCTCGATCTCCTGCACCGTGAGCCGGCCGTCCTTCAGGCCCTTGGCGAACAATGCTTTCCGCGCGACGTAGCTCTTTCCGATCCGGTTCTCCACGGCGACGCCTCCTTGTCGTCAGAAAGTAATTTCGCCCACCGGCCACCGCAGGCTGGCGGTGGATCCGGTGGGCGAAGGGCTGCCCGGAGGGCAGGCAGGCTCAACTCATGAGTCGAGCTTGCCTTCCGCGTGCTGCGTCGGCGGGACGACCGGCTCGGTCTCCGTGCCGCCCACGGGGTGCGCGGAGATGACCGTGCGCGCCTCGGGGTGGAGCAGACCGCGCTGCGCCAGGACCTTGGGCCCCAGGATGGCGATCATCGCTTCCTCCTCGATGACCTCCGTCGCCAGCAGCCGCGCCGCCAGGGCCTCCACCTTGTCGCGGTTCGTGTGCAGGACCTCCCGGGCGCGGTCGAGCGCCTCGGAGACCATCTTGCGGACCTCCTCGTCAATCATCCGCGCCGTCTGCTCGGAGTAGCTGCGCGACTCCGGCATGCCCGCGGACCTGAGGAAGCCCGGTCCCTGCTCACCGCTCAGCGCCACCGGACCCAGCGTGCTCATGCCGTAGTCGCGGACCATCATCTTGGCGATCTCCGTCGCCTGCTTGATGTCGTTGGACGCGCCGGTGGACACCTCGCCGATGAAGATCTCCTCCGCCGCGCGGCCGCCCATCATGCCGGCCATCTTGTCGCGCAGCTCGTCGAAGGACATGAGGTAGCGGTCCTCCAGCGGCAGCGACATGGTGTAGCCCAGCGCCGCCAGGCCGCGCGGGATGATGGACACCTTCGTCACCCGCTCCGCGTAGGGCAGCATCCAGCCCACCACCGCGTGGCCCGCCTCGTGGTGCGCGACGATCTCCTTCTCGCGCTCGTTCATGCGGCGGTTCTTCTTCTCCAGACCCGCGACGACACGCTCGATGGCCTCGTCGAAGTCCGCCCGCATCACCGCGTCGCGGTTCTTGCGAGCGGCCAGCAGCGCCGCCTCGTTCACGACGTTGGCCAGGTCCGCGCCGGCGAAGCCCGGGGTGCGGGAGGCCAGCTGCTTCAGGTCCACGTCCGCGGCCAGCTTCACGCCCTTGGCGTGGATCTCCAGCACGCGCTCGCGGCCGCGCTTGTCCGGACGGTCCACCAGCACCTGCCGGTCGAAGCGGCCCGGGCGCATCAGCGCGCTGTCCAAAATCTCCGGACGGTTCGTCGCCGCCAGGATGATGAGGCCCGCGCGGCTGTCGAAGCCGTCCATCTCCGCGAGCAGCTGGTTGAGCGTCTGCTCACGCTCGTCATGGCCGCCGGCCACGCCCGAGTTGCGGCTCTTGCCGATGGCGTCCAGCTCATCGATGAAGATGATGCACGGCGCCTTCGCGGTGGCCTGGGCGAAGAGGTCGCGGACACGGGCCGCGCCGACGCCCACGAACATCTCCACGAACTCGGAGCCGGAGAGGTTGAAGAAGGGCACGCCCGCTTCACCCGCCACGGCCCGCGCCAGCAGCGTCTTGCCCGTGCCCGGAGGGCCCACGAGCAGCACGCCCTTGGGGATGCGGCCACCCAGACGGCGGAACTTCTCCGGCGTCTTGAGGAACTCGACGATTTCGCGAAGCTCGTCCACGGCCTCGTCCACGCCGGCCACGTCCTTGAAGCCCACGCCGGTGTCGGCTTCCGCCTGCACCTTCGCGCGCGTCTTGCCAAAGGACATGACGCTCTGCGGGCCCTGGCCCATGCCGCCGGACATCCGGCGCATCATGAAGCTCCAGAAGAGGATGAGGAGGCCCATCGGGATGAGCCAGATCCACAACACTTCGCTGAAACTCGACTGGGGGACGGCCTCGAACTGGATGCCCTTCTGCTCCAGCAGCGGCACCAGGCCCTCGTCACCGGGGACGCGGTAGGCCATCCACGGCAGGGCGCTGGGCTCGCTGCGCAGGGTGCCGCGCTCGCCCGGAGGCGGCTGGGCATTGTCCTTGAGGAAACCCTTCACCCACTCATTGGAAATCTGGACGCGGCTGAACTGATTGTTCTCCACCGCGTCGCGCAGTTGGCTGTACGACACCCGGCGCACGCCCGCGTCCTGAAACACGTTCCGGAACAGCAGGAACCCCAGGACGAGCAGGAGGATGTAGCCCAGTGGTGAGCCGAACTTGAACCCACCTTTCGTGGGTGTTGGCTTGTCGCTCTTCTTTCCGCGCGGGCCCATCCCCGGCGGCAGGTCCTGTGGCTTCATCGTCGGCACGCTCGCCCTCCCCCTCCCCCGTACAGACGACACCATGTCGTATGACGGTTCCCTCAGCCGGCCAAAGATGGTCACCCCCGCCAAGCCGTCAACCGCAGGGCGTGATCGGACGACAACGAACGGGGTCAGGACTGTCCGATCAGCGGCAGTCGACGCGGACCAGGGGCTCGCCCACGAACTCACTGCCCAACAGGTAGCCGCGCCCGTCCTGGAGGAACGTCACGGCCTCCGCCTGGGCCTGGCTCGCGCCGGGCACCTCCACCACCTGCGCCTGGACGAAGTCCTCCAGCCGCTTCGCGTCCGGGCGGCGCAGCTCCCACACGCGGGTGTACGTGCGGACCAGCAGGCGCTGGCCGGAGGGGTGCAGGGCGGCGGCCGTGGCCAGCCGGTCCACGTCATCCGGCACGCGCAGGGTGCCCAGCTTGCGCGCCTTGCCCGTGGCGCCGGGCTTCAGCCCCTCCACCGAGTACAGGTCGCCCAGGGACACGCGCGTCTTGGTGAGGATGCCCACCTGACCGGAGCGGCCATCGACGATGAGCGACTCGGCGTCGTGGGGGCCGTCCTCGTAGGTGAAGAGCAGCGTCTCCACCGGGACCGAGGCGTTCTCCACGGCCGCGGGCTCCGGCAGCCGGAACAGGCGCACCTCCTTGCGCCGCTCGAAGTTGTCGCCGGTGTCCGCCAGGAAGATGCAGGACTCCTTGCCCCCTGGCGCGCACGGGCCCACGGCGACGTCTTCGATGTCGCGCGGATCCGCGCCGGTGAGCGTGAGGGTGGCCTTCACCGCGCCCGTCTCGTCCAGGGCGAACAGCTCGAAGGCGTTGTTGGAGTCGTTGTGTCCCCAGAAGATGCCGGGGTGCTTCTGGCTGGCGGCCAGCCCGGACAGCTCCGGGACCTGCTTCGGCACGGCGCCCGTCTGATGGCCGTCCGTGTAGAGCAGGCAGCCCTCCATCCCCGTGGCGGGCACCTGCTGCAGGCCGGCGTCCGGGGCGTTGGCGCCGGTGGGCGTGGGGCGGGAGCTGGAGCAGGCGGCGGACAGCAGGAAGCCCGCGGCGGCGAGCAGACGCGTGGAGGGGCGCACGGTCAGTGGTCCAGGTCCAGCAGCCGGGCCAGCGTCTTCGCGTCCGCGTCGGGGAAGCGGTACTGGCCCATCTCCTCCAGGGCCACCCAGCGGTGGTCATGCACGCGCAGGTGGTGGATCTCCGCGTCCGGCTGGCTCAGGCGGCAGCGGAACACGCGGAAGTCGATGTCGTAGGTCGGGTACTCGTGGTGCGTGTGCATGACCTGCTCGAGCACCTCGATGCGGACCCCCATCTCCTCCTGGAGCTCGCGGGCGAGCGCCACCGCGTCGTGCTCCCCCTCCTCCACCCGGCCGCCCGGGAACTCCCACAGCAGGGGCAGCGACGCGGACGGAGGACGCTGGGTGATGAGGTAGCGACCCATCTCGTTCTGGAGCATCGCGCCGACGACGCGCACGTGACGACGGGTCATTCACTTCTCCTCGATTGGGGTCCCAAAGATGGAAGTCAGGGTGCGGCGGCGTAACACAGCCCCTGGCCGGCGCCAATGCGCAAGGCCCCTCTGGGCAGCAGCGTGCGCATGGCCGGGACGCGTGGCCACCCCACCCCGGCCTCCGTCTGACGGGAGCTGGCCGGGGCGGTGGCGTCGCGATGCGGAAAAGGGGCTGGCGGCGGCCGGGACCCGGGGGGAGCGGGCTGTTGGGGACTTCACGTCCCGGGGAGGCGCTCCCCGGCCGGGCCGCCGTCCTGGAGGGGTGCGTGTGGGATTCAAGTGACGGGAGGGCCGGATGGCGCCATGCTCGGGGGATGACACAGAGTCGGAGAGAGCGGGCCGAAGCGCTTGGCGCCGCGCTGAAGGCAGCGCGGCAGCAGGCGGGGCTCTCCATGGAGGAAGTCGCCGAGCATCTGGAACTGGGCGTGGAAGTCCTGGCCCGCGTCGAGCGAGGGGTGATGGTGCCGACCATCCCCACGCTGAGCCGGCTGTGCGCCCTGATGAAGCTGGACCCGGACAGCCTGCCGGACCTCCCGGAGCTGAGTGACTGACGCGGCTGGCGGGCCCCTCACCGGCCCGCCGGCGCGTCGGCCGCCCCTTCAGCCCAGCCGCCCCACGAGGTGCGGCTTTCCCTCTTCCGACAGCACCCGGAACGCCACGCCCGCGGACTCGCGAGCCGTCTGGAACGTCACCCGGGAGGGCAGGAAGAGGGGCTTCTTGAAGTCGCACTCCAGGCCCAGCGCGTCCGCGTGGCCCGCCTCCCCCAGCTCCGCCACGCACCTCGCGAGCGTCCACATGCCGTGCGCGATGGCGCGCGGGAAGCCGAAGGGCTTCGCGGTGACGGCGGTGAGGTGGATGGGATTGAAGTCGCCGGAGGCCCGCGCGTAGCGGCGTCCGGTGTCGGCGGGGATGCTCCAGGACGCGGGCCGGCTGGACGCGAAGCGAGGGTCCTCGGGAGGCGGGGCCTTGCGAGCGCCGTCCTTGTCCTTCCGGGCGGGACCGCGGCGCAGCATGGTGCTGACGGCCTCCCAGAGCAGCTCGCCGGTGTCCTGGGCCTCCACGCGCGTCTGGATGTCGAACTCATGGCCGGCGGGGACTTCGCGCTGGCCGTCGAAGCGGCAGGCCACGGTGAGCGCGGTGGTGTCCGGCACGCGGCGGTGCTGCCGCAGGTGGTTGCGCACGTGCACGATGCCCACGGCGGAGTAAGGGAAGTCGGGCAGGCCCAGCAGGCTCAGGTGCAGCGGCGTCGCGAGCACCTGCGGGTACGTGAGCGGCAGGAAGCCATCGGCATCGAAGCCGCACGCGGTGCGGTAGCGCTCCAGCAGCACGGGCGAAGCACGGCATCCGTGCGCCCGCAGCGTCAGGTCCGGCAGCGTGGCGCGGTTCCGCGACTTCCCGAAGGGAACGGCCGCGCGCAGAAGCGTGGCGGGCATCGACGGGAGCGCGTGCAGGTCGAGGATGGGGGCGGACATGCGGCGGATTCTCCGCCACCCGCCCGCGCCGCGCGCGGGATTTGTGAGCGCGTCAGCTCTTGAGGCCGTGCCGGCGCAGCAGCCGGTACAGGTAGACGCGGTCCATGTCCGCGGCGGCGGCGGCCTGGGACACCTTGCCTCCGTGCAGCTTGAGGAGCGCTTCGACGTAGTCGCGCTCGAAGTTCTCCAGCGCCCGGCGTCGTGACTCCGCGTACGTCAGCGACGGGTCCACCGCGCGGGGCACGGCGGGAGTCAGGGGATTCACGCCATCGGGTGTCGTCGGCGGCAGCGCGTCCTGGAAGACGAGGCAGCGCTCCAGGTGGTTGCGCAGCTCACGCACGTTGCCAGGCCAGGCAGCGCGCTGGAGCCTCGCGAGGAAGTCCGGCGTGGTGAGCTTCTCCAACTGCTCGGGCGTGGCGCCCAGCCCCGCGAGGATTCGCTCGACGATGAGCGGGATGTCCTCCGTGCGCTCGCGCAGCGACGGGATGGGGATGCCCACCACCGCGAGGCGGAAGTAGAGGTCCGCCCGGAAGCGGCCCGCCTGGACCTCCTGGCGCAGGTCGCGGTGCGTGGCCGCGATGACCCGCACGTTGACCGGCTGGTAGGTGTTGGAGCCCAGGCGGCGGATCTCCCGGTTCTCCAGCACGCGCAGCAGCTTCGGCTGGAGCTCGGCGGGCAGCTCGCCAATCTCGTCCAGGAAGATGGTGCCGCCGTCGGCTTCTTCGAAGGCGCCCACGCGGCGCTGGATGGCGCCGGTGAAGGCCCCCTTCTCGTGGCCGAACAGCTCGCTCTCCAGCAGGTTGGCCGGGAGCGCTCCGCAGTCCACGACGAGGAAGGGCGCGTTCGCGCGGGCTCCGGCGCGGTGGATGGCGTGTGCCGCTCGGCTCTTTCCGGTGCCCGTCTCCCCTTCCAGCAACACCGTGGCGTTGCATGCCGCCGCGCACGCCATGCGCTCGAAGCTGGCGCGCGTCGCGGCGGAGGTGGCCACCAGGTCTCCGAAGGTCGCCCGCACCGGCACGGCCTCCGGCTCCAGCGGGAGCGGCGCCACCGCGTCCCTCGCTTCGTGGCGCGCGGGAGGATGCGTGCCCGTGGCTCCCCCCCGCCCCCGGGCCCTCGATTGACGCCACCGGAGCCCGTCCACGTACGTCCTGGGACGCTCATCCGGGGCCCGCGCGTGCGCCCCCTTCTGCTCCAGCTTCAGCTCGCAGTGGAAACGCGACACGGCGGACTCCTCGTTCGACAGGTTCATTGAGGACACGGTTCCCCCCGGGACCGGTGGCGTGTGGTGGACGGCGCTTCAGTAGGCGCGGAGGATCTTCAGGCGCCAGCCTTGCGGCCACAGCTCGTCGTAGCGGCCGCGGTAGCCGCTGTAGTCCGAGCCGTACAGCTGCGACTCGCTCGCGGTGCTCGGGCGCCAGACGGCCGTGTAATAGGTCTGCCCGTTCACCACGTACGGCTCCAGCAACTTCAGGCGCCAGCCCTGCGGCCACAGCGAGTCATACGTCGCGCGGTAGGACGCGTACGTGACGCCGTACACCTGGATCTCGCCCTCGGTGCTCGGGCGCCAGACGGCCGTGTAGTAGGTCTGGCCATTCACCACGTACGGCTGGAGCAGCTTCAGGCGCCAGCCCTGCGGCCAGAGCGAGTCGTACGTCGAGCGGTACGACGCATAGGTCGCGCCGTAGATTTGAATCTCCCCCTCGGTGCTCGGGCGCCAGACGGCCGTGTAGTAGGTCTGCCCGTTCACCACGTACGGCTGGAGGATCTTCAGGCGCCAGCCCTGCGGCCACAGCTCGTCGTACTTCGCGCGGAAGGCCGTGTACGTGGCGCCGTAGAGCTGGAGCTCCCCTTCCGTTCCCGGGCGCCAGACGGCGTTGTAGAGCACCTGCGTGCCCACCACGTACGGCTGCAGCGTGTGCAGGCGCCAGCCCTGCGACCAGAGCTGATCATACTTCTCGCGGTACTCCGCGTAGGTGCGGGCGTAGGCCTGGAGCTCCGACTGCGTGCCCGGCTCCCAGACGGCGGTGAAGGTGCCCGGGAGGTTGGGGACGCCCACGTCCGTGTACTGCGTGATGCGGCATGCGGACGTGTTGGGCAGCGGCACCTCGTTGCGGCGCAGCGCGCAGGCGCGGATGGCGGCGGCGGCGCTCGCGTTGTTCGCGTCGTAGTACGTGGTGCCCGGCATCATCCAGATGGGCGACGCGGGCGAATGCGGGTTCTTCGCCACCTCCGACGTCGCGGTCGCGCGGATGCCCAGGTCCAGCGCCACGCCGTCGTCGTAGCCCAGCTGGTTGTTCGTGCCCATGCGGTGGCAGCCCAGGCACACGTTGCCGGCGACCTCCACCTTGTAGGCCTTCCACGTCGCGAAGTCCGCGCCGATGAAGCGGTAGGGCTGGTCGTGGTTGAAGCCGACGTCGCCCGCGCCCGGCAGCTTGTTCACGCCCGTCACCTGCGTCAGGTACGGCGAGCGGATGAGCGCGCCGTTGTCATGGCAGCGCACGCAGCGGATGGACGCCGTGTCCGCTGGCGTCTTCCAGCTCCACGCGCCCGTGCCCTTGGAGGGGGCCTTCACATCCGCGCCGTAGAGCGTGCCCAGCGCCTGGTAGAAGCAGGTGGCGCCGTTCTTCTTGTTCGTCTGGATGACGGCGATGTCGCCGTAGTAGTTCGCTGCGTTCCCCTGCTTGCGGCAGTGCGCGACGATGGACACGTCCGCCGTGTCCTTCAGCACCTGGAAGCGGCTGCCCGGGTCACACTGCTCGTTGAGCCGGTTGGGCCGGTCACACTTGCCGTTGAGGTGGTTCGTCGTGGGCACCACCGTGCCCAGCTCGCAGTTGAAGTCCGGCACCGTGGCGCCGATGGCCGCGTCGCACTTGGC comes from Corallococcus macrosporus and encodes:
- the ftsH gene encoding ATP-dependent zinc metalloprotease FtsH, which gives rise to MKPQDLPPGMGPRGKKSDKPTPTKGGFKFGSPLGYILLLVLGFLLFRNVFQDAGVRRVSYSQLRDAVENNQFSRVQISNEWVKGFLKDNAQPPPGERGTLRSEPSALPWMAYRVPGDEGLVPLLEQKGIQFEAVPQSSFSEVLWIWLIPMGLLILFWSFMMRRMSGGMGQGPQSVMSFGKTRAKVQAEADTGVGFKDVAGVDEAVDELREIVEFLKTPEKFRRLGGRIPKGVLLVGPPGTGKTLLARAVAGEAGVPFFNLSGSEFVEMFVGVGAARVRDLFAQATAKAPCIIFIDELDAIGKSRNSGVAGGHDEREQTLNQLLAEMDGFDSRAGLIILAATNRPEILDSALMRPGRFDRQVLVDRPDKRGRERVLEIHAKGVKLAADVDLKQLASRTPGFAGADLANVVNEAALLAARKNRDAVMRADFDEAIERVVAGLEKKNRRMNEREKEIVAHHEAGHAVVGWMLPYAERVTKVSIIPRGLAALGYTMSLPLEDRYLMSFDELRDKMAGMMGGRAAEEIFIGEVSTGASNDIKQATEIAKMMVRDYGMSTLGPVALSGEQGPGFLRSAGMPESRSYSEQTARMIDEEVRKMVSEALDRAREVLHTNRDKVEALAARLLATEVIEEEAMIAILGPKVLAQRGLLHPEARTVISAHPVGGTETEPVVPPTQHAEGKLDS
- a CDS encoding (deoxy)nucleoside triphosphate pyrophosphohydrolase, with translation MTRRHVRVVGAMLQNEMGRYLITQRPPSASLPLLWEFPGGRVEEGEHDAVALARELQEEMGVRIEVLEQVMHTHHEYPTYDIDFRVFRCRLSQPDAEIHHLRVHDHRWVALEEMGQYRFPDADAKTLARLLDLDH
- a CDS encoding helix-turn-helix domain-containing protein, which codes for MTQSRRERAEALGAALKAARQQAGLSMEEVAEHLELGVEVLARVERGVMVPTIPTLSRLCALMKLDPDSLPDLPELSD
- a CDS encoding MaoC family dehydratase gives rise to the protein MSAPILDLHALPSMPATLLRAAVPFGKSRNRATLPDLTLRAHGCRASPVLLERYRTACGFDADGFLPLTYPQVLATPLHLSLLGLPDFPYSAVGIVHVRNHLRQHRRVPDTTALTVACRFDGQREVPAGHEFDIQTRVEAQDTGELLWEAVSTMLRRGPARKDKDGARKAPPPEDPRFASSRPASWSIPADTGRRYARASGDFNPIHLTAVTAKPFGFPRAIAHGMWTLARCVAELGEAGHADALGLECDFKKPLFLPSRVTFQTARESAGVAFRVLSEEGKPHLVGRLG
- a CDS encoding sigma-54 interaction domain-containing protein; amino-acid sequence: MNLSNEESAVSRFHCELKLEQKGAHARAPDERPRTYVDGLRWRQSRARGRGGATGTHPPARHEARDAVAPLPLEPEAVPVRATFGDLVATSAATRASFERMACAAACNATVLLEGETGTGKSRAAHAIHRAGARANAPFLVVDCGALPANLLESELFGHEKGAFTGAIQRRVGAFEEADGGTIFLDEIGELPAELQPKLLRVLENREIRRLGSNTYQPVNVRVIAATHRDLRQEVQAGRFRADLYFRLAVVGIPIPSLRERTEDIPLIVERILAGLGATPEQLEKLTTPDFLARLQRAAWPGNVRELRNHLERCLVFQDALPPTTPDGVNPLTPAVPRAVDPSLTYAESRRRALENFERDYVEALLKLHGGKVSQAAAAADMDRVYLYRLLRRHGLKS